In Candidatus Binatia bacterium, a single genomic region encodes these proteins:
- the rsmH gene encoding 16S rRNA (cytosine(1402)-N(4))-methyltransferase RsmH, with the protein MAYAHAPVMLQEVMEILRPEARRTYLDGTLGGGGHSEKILELSGPDGRVLGLDWDDEAVAAARRRLERFGDRLVVRRASFRDAREVLRQLGWERVHGVLLDLGLSSHHVESADRGFSFQAEAKLDMRMDRRQAPDASEIVNTLPVRELARILREYGEEPRARRIAFAIETERRRGRIASTKELADLVARVAGKKRGHIHPATRTFQALRIAVNRELENLQGFLDDGYELLHPGGRMVIISFHSLEDRLVKQAFRKWSRSCICPPKTPICRCGWSQKVRLLTSTPRTPSDLELQQNPRARSAKLRAAERI; encoded by the coding sequence ATGGCGTACGCGCATGCGCCGGTGATGCTGCAGGAAGTTATGGAAATCCTGCGGCCCGAGGCGCGGAGAACGTATCTTGACGGCACTCTCGGCGGTGGAGGGCACAGCGAAAAAATTCTCGAGCTAAGCGGCCCGGATGGAAGGGTCCTTGGTTTGGATTGGGACGACGAGGCCGTCGCGGCGGCGCGCCGGCGATTGGAAAGATTCGGCGACCGGCTCGTGGTGCGGCGCGCGAGCTTCCGCGACGCGCGGGAAGTCTTGCGGCAACTCGGCTGGGAGCGCGTGCATGGCGTTTTGTTGGACCTCGGCCTCTCGTCGCATCACGTCGAGTCCGCCGATCGAGGATTCAGTTTTCAGGCGGAGGCCAAACTCGACATGAGAATGGACCGGCGACAAGCTCCCGACGCGAGCGAGATTGTCAACACGCTCCCGGTTCGAGAGCTGGCGCGGATATTGCGGGAGTATGGAGAAGAACCGCGGGCGCGGCGGATCGCCTTTGCGATCGAAACCGAGCGCAGGCGCGGCCGTATCGCGAGCACGAAAGAACTGGCGGATCTCGTGGCGCGAGTTGCGGGAAAAAAGCGCGGCCACATTCATCCCGCCACTAGAACGTTTCAGGCGTTGAGAATCGCGGTGAACCGAGAATTGGAAAACCTGCAGGGTTTTTTGGACGACGGCTATGAACTCCTACACCCGGGGGGGCGCATGGTCATCATCTCTTTTCATTCGTTGGAAGACCGACTGGTCAAACAGGCGTTTAGAAAATGGAGCCGGAGCTGCATCTGTCCGCCAAAAACTCCTATCTGCCGCTGCGGCTGGAGTCAAAAGGTGAGACTGTTGACCTCCACCCCGCGCACCCCGTCGGATTTGGAACTGCAGCAAAATCCGCGAGCGCGGTCGGCAAAGCTCCGCGCCGCCGAACGGATCTAA
- a CDS encoding ribonuclease HI family protein — MAGDPQGEWLLMVDGASRGNPGEAGSGAVIFDETGKTIRELTRYLGRATNNVAEYEAFLMGLEEVLRLGGKRLRVESDSELLVRQLNGVYRVKDEKLSRLHQEAQALLRQLDSYRIIHVRREKNRVADRLANQAIDEAH; from the coding sequence ATGGCAGGCGATCCCCAAGGGGAATGGCTGCTCATGGTGGACGGCGCGTCCCGCGGCAATCCGGGGGAGGCGGGCTCAGGCGCGGTGATCTTCGACGAAACCGGCAAAACCATCCGGGAACTCACCCGCTATCTGGGTCGCGCTACGAATAACGTGGCCGAGTACGAAGCGTTTCTGATGGGTCTCGAGGAGGTTCTGCGACTCGGAGGGAAGCGGCTGCGCGTCGAGAGCGACTCCGAGCTTTTGGTGCGCCAGTTGAACGGCGTGTACCGGGTCAAGGACGAGAAGTTGAGCCGGCTCCATCAAGAGGCGCAGGCGCTGTTGCGCCAGCTCGATTCGTATCGTATCATTCATGTCAGGCGCGAAAAAAATCGCGTCGCCGATCGATTGGCCAATCAAGCCATCGACGAAGCGCATTGA
- a CDS encoding C4-type zinc ribbon domain-containing protein has protein sequence MREQIEILASLQNVDREIKEKNGAKQVLLEEIRKREDELKMKRNAVTQLRAEWKEKDKLRQEKEHLLQDEGRKTMEKRMRMNRIKNIRELQALQHEVDQIKQANSQIEEELIGILEDLEARASMLKEKDEEISGLEQAWGGQKAGLEARVAEIDKEVAQTSAGRQTIAAQLNGDLIQRYEMIFSRRGGMAVVAISDGICQGCFMNIPPQLSNEIRKSERLHLCPSCHRILYYKPTVSNDKQI, from the coding sequence TTGCGCGAGCAAATAGAGATACTGGCTTCGCTGCAGAACGTGGACCGCGAGATCAAGGAGAAAAACGGCGCCAAGCAGGTGCTCTTGGAAGAAATCCGCAAGAGAGAAGACGAGCTCAAGATGAAACGGAACGCAGTAACGCAGCTCAGGGCCGAGTGGAAGGAAAAAGACAAACTCAGGCAGGAAAAAGAGCATTTGCTGCAGGACGAGGGCAGAAAGACGATGGAGAAGCGGATGCGCATGAACCGGATCAAGAATATCCGCGAGCTCCAGGCTCTTCAGCATGAGGTCGATCAGATCAAACAGGCCAATTCGCAGATCGAAGAGGAGCTGATCGGAATCCTGGAGGATTTGGAGGCGCGCGCGTCTATGCTTAAGGAAAAAGACGAAGAGATCAGCGGGCTCGAGCAAGCGTGGGGGGGGCAGAAGGCGGGATTGGAGGCGCGGGTGGCCGAGATCGATAAAGAGGTGGCGCAAACCTCCGCGGGCCGCCAAACCATCGCCGCGCAGCTCAACGGAGATCTCATCCAACGCTACGAGATGATTTTTTCGCGACGCGGCGGCATGGCCGTGGTGGCGATCTCGGACGGCATCTGTCAGGGCTGCTTCATGAACATCCCGCCCCAGCTCTCGAACGAGATCAGGAAAAGCGAAAGACTCCATCTTTGTCCGAGTTGTCACCGTATTCTCTACTACAAGCCTACTGTTTCCAACGACAAGCAGATCTAA
- a CDS encoding STAS domain-containing protein, producing MLQRKIIQDVSVIDINGDIDFREMIRIKDAIGSLIDREQTKVVLHLKGVDHINYLSIGVLLERLKVLRNLNGDLKLAGMTPYVRDIFKVVGMDQFFEDYMTLEDAIDSFDDDWEGDGTFH from the coding sequence ATGCTGCAGCGAAAAATCATCCAGGATGTCTCGGTGATCGATATCAACGGCGACATCGATTTTCGTGAGATGATCCGAATCAAGGACGCCATTGGCTCCTTGATCGACCGTGAACAGACGAAAGTTGTTTTGCATCTGAAGGGCGTCGATCACATCAACTATCTCAGCATCGGAGTGTTGCTCGAGCGGCTAAAGGTTCTGCGCAATTTGAACGGCGATTTAAAGCTGGCGGGAATGACCCCCTACGTCCGCGACATCTTCAAGGTTGTCGGAATGGATCAATTCTTCGAAGACTATATGACACTGGAGGACGCCATCGACAGCTTCGACGACGATTGGGAAGGGGATGGAACGTTTCATTAA
- the mraZ gene encoding division/cell wall cluster transcriptional repressor MraZ codes for MFRGSFEHTVDTKGRLSIPAKFREVLLGKGDDRIIITNFTVASTHCLDVYPFDEWLRFEEEIKKKPRFDTRMVDFQNYYLSSATECAVDKQGRILIPPLLRNYANLKRDVVLVSALDKFRVWDKEAWKKVFTEAEDKVVQDPNYFGDLGF; via the coding sequence ATGTTTCGTGGCAGCTTTGAACACACCGTCGATACGAAAGGTCGTTTAAGTATCCCGGCGAAATTTCGCGAGGTCTTGTTGGGGAAAGGTGATGACCGCATCATCATCACCAACTTCACAGTTGCTTCCACGCACTGCTTGGACGTTTATCCATTCGACGAATGGCTTCGCTTCGAGGAAGAGATCAAAAAAAAACCGAGATTCGATACGCGCATGGTGGACTTCCAAAATTATTATTTGAGCAGCGCGACCGAATGCGCTGTGGATAAACAGGGACGCATCCTCATCCCCCCGTTGCTCCGCAACTATGCCAATCTAAAACGCGACGTAGTCCTGGTTTCCGCGCTTGATAAATTTCGTGTCTGGGACAAAGAGGCATGGAAGAAGGTCTTTACCGAGGCCGAAGACAAAGTGGTGCAGGATCCTAATTACTTCGGCGATTTGGGATTCTAA